In Callospermophilus lateralis isolate mCalLat2 chromosome 19, mCalLat2.hap1, whole genome shotgun sequence, the following are encoded in one genomic region:
- the Azgp1 gene encoding zinc-alpha-2-glycoprotein, with product MKSQSQNESRVHSLAQTSSPYSLTFLYTGVSRPRKGLPRFQATAFLNDQAFFHYDSEGRKAEPLGPWSQVEGMEDWEKESQLQKAREEIFLVTLKDIMDYHKDSRGSHTFQGMFGCEIQNNRSSGAFWRYAYDGQDFIEFNKEIPAWVPLDPAALNTKKKWEAEKVFVQRAKAYLEQECPEILQRYLKHSRTHLDQQDPPSVSVTSHVAPGRNRTLKCLAYDFYPQRIGLRWTRAGKVQETKAGGEILPSGNGTYQSWVVVGVPPEDRAPYLCLVEHSGLAQPLTVPWNGRQKARAEGKLGTPQ from the exons ATGAAAAGTCAGTCCCAGAATGAGAGCCGAGTCCACTCGCTTGCTCAAACTTCCA GTCCTTATTCTCTGACCTTTCTCTACACTGGGGTGTCCAGGCCTCGTAAAGGCCTCCCCAGGTTTCAGGCCACTGCCTTCCTCAATGACCAGGCCTTCTTCCACTACGATAGTGAGGGCAGGAAAGCAGAGCCCCTGGGACCATGGAGCCAAGTAGAAGGAATGGAGGACTGGGAGAAGGAGAGCCAACTTCAGAAGGCCCGGGAGGAAATCTTCCTGGTGACCCTGAAAGACATCATGGACTACCACAAGGACAGCAGAG GGTCTCACACCTTTCAGGGAATGTTCGGCTGTGAGATCCAGAATAACAGAAGCAGTGGGGCATTCTGGAGGTATGCCTATGATGGACAGGACTTCATTGAATTCAACAAAGAAATCCCAGCCTGGGTCCCCTTGGACCCAGCAGCCCTGAACACCAAGAAGAAGTGGGAAGCAGAAAAGGTCTTTGTGCAGCGGGCCAAGGCATACCTGGAGCAGGAGTGTCCTGAGATACTGCAGAGATACCTGAAGCACAGCAGGACTCACCTGGACCAACAAG ATCCTCCCTCTGTGTCAGTCACCAGCCATGTGGCCCCGGGAAGAAACAGAacactcaaatgcctggcttatgaCTTCTACCCACAAAGAATCGGTTTGCGCTGGACTCGGGCCGGCAAAGTGCAGGAAACTAAAGCAGGGGGAGAGATTCTTCCCAGTGGAAATGGTACTTACCAGTCCTGGGTGGTGGTGGGAGTCCCCCCTGAGGACAGAGCCCCTTACCTCTGCCTCGTGGAGCACAGTGGGCTGGCCCAGCCCCTCACAGTGCCATGGAATGGAAGACAGAAAGCCAGGGCTGAAGGTAAATTGGGGACTCCTCAGTAG